A stretch of the Thunnus thynnus chromosome 7, fThuThy2.1, whole genome shotgun sequence genome encodes the following:
- the bco2b gene encoding beta-carotene oxygenase 2b yields the protein MLVWDKQQHHRTSVQAFDTATYSRDKATAMETIVHQQNNIPALKKSKSRKNISHFTDVHGLPCIEKIVSSVEDTPEPINTDITGKIPEWINGSFLRNGPGKFEIGNHKFNHWFDGMALLHQFKISDGRVTYKSRFLSSDSYQANKEHNRIAVSEFGTVTMPDPCKNFFQRFLSRFELPKPTDNANVSFVTYKGDYYVSTETNVMHKVDPETLETTKKVDWSKFVAVNGATAHPHIEPDGTTYNMGNSYTTKGAYYNIIRVPPTKKTPEETLEGATVLCSIPSVDKTKPSYYHSFAMSENYVVFIEQPIKMDLLKILTGKLRGKSISDGFLWDPKLNTIFHLIHKQTGEISSLKYHAKPLSTFHQINAYEEDGFLIMDMCASDDGQAITNYNVQNLRKSGEALDEVYNTLCRVFPRRFVLPLNVDHDTPYDQNLNNRANSTATSIRIAKNKIFCTHEDLHGEDLHQYGGLEFPQINYGKYNTHPYRYFYGCGFRHLVGDTLIKMDLNGKQMKVWEQPGLYPSEPVFVPSPNATEEDDGVVLSVVITPNKDKSTFLLVLDAKTFEELGRAAVPVNIPYGFHGTFNATA from the exons ATGCTAGTCTGGGATAAACAACAGCACCACAGGACAAGTGTGCAGGCCTTTGACACTGCTACATACTCAAGAGACAAAGCTACAGCCATGGAAACCATTGTGCATCAACAGAACAATATCCCAG CACTGAAAAAATCAAAGTCTAGGAAGAACATCAGCCACTTCACAGATGTGCACGGTCTGCCTTGCATTGAGAAGATTGTGAGTTCAGTGGAGGACACCCCTGAGCCCATCAACACTGACATTACCGGCAAAATCCCAGAATGGATCAATGGGAGCTTCTTGAGAAACGGCCCTGGGAAGTTCGAGATTGGAAACCACAA GTTCAACCACTGGTTTGATGGCATGGCTCTCCTGCACCAGTTCAAAATATCAGATGGTCGGGTGACTTACAAAAGCCGCTTCCTGTCCAGCGACAGTTACCAGGCCAACAAGGAGCACAACCGCATTGCAGTGTCAGAGTTTGGGACTGTCACCATGCCAGACCCCTGCAAGAACTTCTTCCAGCGCTTCTTGTCAAGATTTGAATTACCAA AGCCCACAGATAATGCCAATGTGAGCTTTGTGACCTACAAAGGTGATTATTATGTTAGCACGGAAACCAACGTCATGCACAAAGTGGACCCTGAGACACTTGAGACGACCAAAAAG GTTGACTGGAGCAAATTCGTTGCTGTGAACGGTGCCACTGCACACCCTCACATTGAGCCTGATGGAACAACATACAACATGGGGAATTCTTACACCACTAAAG GAGCATACTACAACATCATCCGAGTGCCCCCGACCAAGAAAACACCAGAAGAAACCCTGGAGGGAGCCACGGTGCTCTGCTCTATTCCTTCTGTGGACAAGACCAAACCCTCCTACTACCACAGCTTTG CAATGTCTGAGAACTATGTGGTGTTCATTGAGCAACCCATCAAGATGGACCTGTTGAAGATTCTGACAGGCAAGCTGAGAGGGAAGAGCATCAGTGACGGCTTCCTTTGGGACCCCAAGCTCAACACCATCTTCCACTTGATTCACAAGCAGACAGGGGAG ATAAGCTCCCTCAAGTACCATGCCAAGCCGCTGTCAACCTTCCACCAGATCAATGCCTATGAGGAGGATGGCTTCTTAATCATGGATATGTGTGCTTCAGATGATGGCCAAGCAATCACGAACTACAACGTCCAGAACCTTCGCAAGTCTGGAGAAGCTCTTGATGAG GTGTATAACACCTTGTGTAGAGTGTTCCCACGCCGTTTCGTTCTGCCTCTCAACGTGGACCATGATACACCCTACGACCAGAACTTGAACAACCGGGCTAACAGCACAGCCACTTCTATAAGGATTGCCAAGAACAAG ATCTTCTGTACCCATGAGGACCTCCACGGGGAGGATCTTCATCAATATGGAGGTCTGGAGTTCCCTCAGATCAACTATGGCAAGTACAACACCCACCCCTACCGCTACTTCTATGGCTGCGGCTTCAGACACCTTGTAGGAGACACACTGATCAAGATGGATCTCAACGGGAAACAGATGAAG GTGTGGGAACAACCTGGTCTATATCCATCCGAACCAGTCTTTGTACCCTCCCCTAATGCCACAGAGGAGGATGATGGTGTCGTCTTATCTGTGGTCATCACTCCGAATAAG gACAAGAGTACATTCCTCCTGGTTTTAGATGCCAAGACATTTGAGGAACTGGGCAGGGCTGCCGTGCCTGTCAACATCCCCTACGGTTTCCATGGAACATTCAATGCCACAGCATAg
- the LOC137185652 gene encoding interleukin-18-like — MSTKNCLPFHFVGICKNAFYFKGTGEDEDLDEDGLQKSKAPCKFYWIQSQCSKFLIYDEDKFEAQPLSIYGQRQSECKFCIQIYSFVPKTVDEKKDEKKGTTVVLYTKTDGKMMVACCSENEIKPVEMNLPDEIEEDQHKVVFLLKKIPSDSNTFMFESYANKGKFLAFEPEYDSSFEKLVLRSKVDEVDVGCEWQLSTCSD; from the exons ATGTCTACCAAGAACTGCCTCccttttcactttgttggtataTGTAAGAATGCTTTCTACTTTAAAG GGACTGGAGAAG ATGAAGATCTGGATGAAGACGGTCTCCAAAAGTCCAAAGCACCATGCAAGTTCTACTGGATCCAAAGCCAGTGCAGCAAATTCCTGATTTATGATGAGGACAAATTTGAAGCACAACCCTTAAGTATATACGGGCAACGTCAGTCTG AGTGCAAGTTCTGCATCCAGATTTATAGCTTTGTCCCTAAAACAGTGGACgagaaaaaagatgagaagaaggGCACTACAGTTGTGCTATACACCAAGACAGATGGCAAGATGATGGTGGCATGCTGCAGTGAGAATGAGATCAAGCCTGTGGAAATG AATCTTCCAGATGAAATTGAGGAAGATCAACACAAGGTGGTGTTCTTATTGAAGAAAATCCCCTCAGACTCTAACACATTCATGTTTGAGTCCTATGCAAACAAGGGAAAATTCCTGGCATTTGAGCCTGAGTATGATTCCAGTTTTGAGAAACTGGTCCTGCGTAGTAAAGTTGATGAAGTGGATGTAGGTTGCGAGTGGCAGCTTTCAACTTGCAGTGACTAA